Genomic DNA from Fimbriimonas ginsengisoli Gsoil 348:
CGGAGGCGGTTTCCCCGCTAAGCATCACCGCATCGGTGCCATCCAGAATGGCGTTGGCGACATCGGTCGCTTCTGCCCGGGTCGGCCGCGGCGCGTGAATCATGCTCTCCAGCATCTGGGTCGCGGTAATCACCGGAGTTCCGGCAAGGGTGCAATCCTGGATGATCCGCTTTTGCATCAACGGAACGTCCTCGATCTCCATTTGGAGCCCCATGTCGCCCCGCGCGACCATCACGAGATCGACTACTTTCAGGATGTTGTCGAGGTCTTGGATCCCTTGTCGCATCTCGATCTTGGCGCAGATTCCGGCGCGAGAGCCGAGCCGCTCCAGCAACCGACGCAGTTCGCGGGCGTCGGCGGCGCTCTTCACGTAGCTAAGTGCCACGAAGTCCACGCCGGCCTTCACCGCCTCCTCGGCGTCGATCACATCCTTGGGGGTCAGGGCCGGCACGTCGAACGCCTTCCCTACCAGCGTAACCCCCTTCCGGCTGCGCAACGTCCCCCCGCAAACGACTTTCGCCTCAAAGACGGTCGGAGTAACGCCGACCACGACACGGAGCTCGATCTCGCCGTCCCCCAGCAACAGGCGGCCGCCGGGAGTCATGGCACGCAAAATCTCCGCCTGTTCGATCGGAATCTCGACTCCCTCACCGCTTCCGACGCGGACGGTGGAGTTATTGACGAGCTCGAGCGTGTCGCCGGGAAGCATTCCGACGCGAAACTTCGGCCCCTGCAAGTCGGCCAAGATCGCTACGGGGGCGATGTCGGGCGAGAGTTCTCTTAGCCACCCGATCCAGCGCCGGCGGGTGTCCCAGTCGCCGTGGCTGCAGTTGATACGCGCCACATTCATCCCCGCCTCGATCAGCGCATGGATCTTATCCCGGCTGTCGACCGCCGGGCCCAGCGTGCAAACGATCTTCGTCCGCCTTTTCATCTATGGCCGAGTTTAGCCGCCCAGACCCAGGGAACATCCTGCCTTTCCAACCAGCCACAGCCGTAGATATGCTCAAGACTCTTTCTCTTGCCGCGATCCTTATGGTCACCGGCGCCGCATTTGGAATTCAGAAAAAGCAGGACAAGTCGGTACATCATGCCGCCATCCATGCCGAGCACTGGCTCAAGCACCATGCGTCGGCGCCGCACCGACGCCATGTCGTCCGCCACTGGAAGCGAAAGGCGAAGAAGCACGACAAGTCCGTGCACCACTCGGCCATGCACGCCGAACATTGGCTCAAGCACCACGTCGCCGCCCCGCATCGTAAGAAAGGCGGCTAGGGTAGCCAAGCTTTCCATTGCCCGTAGCCCGGGAGTATGGTCATCAACCAAATAGATTGACAACAAAGGTTCACCCGTAGCCCGGGGATTTATCCCCGGAGAAGCCTTGAACCGCGGCTAAAGCCACGGGCTACGGGTGAAATCAGGCAAGGGAAATGTAAACCTAATTTTATTAATGACCGTTATCCGCGGCTACGGGCAAAAAACATGGTGTTAGCGTTTTATCCAAACAGGGTTGGTAAGCGCTAACCTCCAAGCCACCTATCCATTCTCCTCCGTTTCGCGTACTCTCTTCTGGGGCCGCTTGAGGTACCAAAGAGATCATGCTATCGATCGCTTGCGTCTGGGCGCTGCTTGGCCAAATGAGGTCCACTGAAAGACTCACATACGGCGAATTGCGAGCCCTCGTACCGGTCGACCTTCGGCCAGTTGCGGGAGACCCGGCCGCATGGAATCTCTTGGTGCAAATCAAGAACCTGGCGACGACGCCTCCGCATGAGCCTTTCGATCCAGTTGCGCCGACGCAAGTTAGCGACTTGCTGGTCGAGTGGAACGGCAAACGCGGGCCAGATCTCGTTCGTCGCTCTCGTGAACGACTGACTCTCGAGGCGCCAAAAATGGACCTGGTCGAGCGAGCTCTGAGAGCAGGCTCTTGGGCGGCGCCGCATGGGCCCGACAAGAAATACCCAGTGTTCAGCGACCTCGAGTTGGAGGAGTCTTCGGTGCTTGTAGCTCTTAAGAACACCACCAACCTATTTGTTTTGCGGTCCCTCGTCGCCGCCGAAGAGGGGGACGGAGCAGGCGCCGTTCAAGGGCTGAACACTGCCCGATCAATTGGCGAAAGGCTGTCGGCAGGCGGTGGCACGGTCATTAATTGCCTCGTGGGTTTTGCTTCTCTCGCCATCGCCAACGATGCCACGCGGCGATTGGCGAATCATCCGGCGTTGACGGCAAGTCAACGCGCGAGCCTAGCCAGGTCGATGCCGGTATTTGACGGTTTCGCTGCCTTGAGGGCCAGTTGCTTGGGCGAATTCGACCGGATGATTCTCACCTTCATCGGGAGCATCCCCTCGATGTACGAAAAGAAGCCGGCTCCTTGGATCCGCGCCGTTCTGCAGGGCCACCCTAAACCGCTTGACATAAGGGCGACGCTGGGGAAGGCGGTGGAGGTTTGGCGGGCTCAGTTGGAGCACATGAAGCACCCCGACCGAGCTACTCCAGATCCGCGAGCATTGATTCTCGAGTACTCGTCGAGCATTCCATCCGCACTGAGAGGAAACGTTTGGGACAGCCCTACCGCACCTAAGAATCTGCCCGTGCATAAGATGCACGACCGGTTGATGAAGGTCTCCAATCCAGTTGGGCGGGCTCGCCTTCATGCGCTTCTTGAAAGCTCCGTCCTCGATGGGGACGAACAGCCCCTTCTAACCGCCGCGAAGAGGAATAAGGCCTCCGAAAGACTTACAGGGTTAATCCTCGCCGCCAACGCCTACCACCTTCGCACCGGGAAATGGCCGGCAAAGCTGACCGATCTGGGGCCTGAGGATGGAATCGACAAACCGTTGCTCGATCCGTTCTCGAACGAACCGTTCAAATTCGATCCAGCCCGGCTTCTTGTGTGGAGCGTCGCACCACCCGGTTATTCGGCGCTAGTGGCTCCACTCTCCTTTTCCGTTGTAACTGGCATCGTGTCGAAGTGACGCTGAAGCCGCGTGAGGTAAGAACGACCCATGCTCGCGTTAGTTAGCGCCCTGGTTTTGTTTGGGCAGTTCAAGCTGCCAGAAAAGCTCACCTACGGCGAGTTGCGGGCTCTACTACCGGTCGAGCTACGTGCGGAGCCGGGCGATCCCAAGGCTTGGAAATTACTGCAGATGGTAGAAAAGGCCGGGTTCGGGGCGAAGGACCAGATAAGCCCACTTCTTGCCGAATGGCGAGGCAAGGAAGATCCCACCCTATTGGCTCGCTCACATCGGGCGCTCGTGGGGCTGAAGCCAAACCTTGCGCGTCTGGAAAAAGCACTTGCTCTCGGCCCCTGGGCCGCGCCCTTCAACCCGGCGGCTCGGTATCCGATCCCTCCGGACTACTATCCCGACCACTTCGACATTGACGCGGCTCTGAAGCTAGGAGCAAAGGCGTGGGTTTTAGCCGCATTTGCCGCTTCGAAGGAAGGAAACGCGACCGAGGCTCTGCGTTACGTGCGCTTATCGCGGGCAGTGGGCGAAAAGTGTTCTAACTCCGGATCCTCCATCATCGACTTCTTGGTCGGGGGAGCCTGCCAAGCGATTGCCGACGACGGAGCCCGTCGTCTTGCGACAAAACCGAGCATGAGCAAAGATCAAGTGGCGCTTCTTGCCAGGAGCACCTCAAAGTTCGACAATCTCGCCGCGCTCCGGAACTGCTCTCGGGGCGACTTCGACCGGTCGTGCCTAGTCTTAGTAGGGATCGTACCAAGTCAAATGTCGGAGCCCAGGCCAAAGTGGATTAACAGAGTTTTTGATGGGCATCCCAACCTGTTCAACGCTCGCGAGACCCTGATGAAAGCCGTCGAGATTTGGGAAGCTGCGCTCGAAAACACAAGGCGGCCATGGGGAAAGCAAGTCGATCCTGCCGGCGTCGCCCGAGAATTCACCAGCGTTCTTCCAAAGGAATTCGCGGGACTGTACCCTGAAGGACCACCGCCCGCCAGTGAGGCCCAGCTCAAAAAAATACACGACCTTCTCCGAAAAATTGACAATCCGATTGGCCGTGTCGTTATCGACTCGATGATGATTGGGTCGGGCAATCAAGTGATGGAAGCCCTTCAAGTTTGTCGCCCAACAGCGGCTGACCGTCCTCGCCATTGCGAGCAACTCCTACCATAAGCGCACGGGAACTTGGCCAGGGAAGCTCTCCGATTTGGGGCCGGAAGACGGCGTGGACGCGCCGTTGATCGATCCGTTCTCGGACCAGGCTCTTAGCTACGATCCAACGCGCCGGATCGTATGGAGCGTAGGGCCGCATGGTAAGGCGGAGCGAAAAGACCGGCTCACTTTTTCGATAGAAACCGGTGACACGTTGAAGTGACACTAACGCTCCCAGGGAGCCCGCGACGAAGAAAATGAACCTAAAATCGCTAAACAGATGTCTTACCGGTCAGGAAAGAGATGTTAAGGATTCCACTGCGACGCGCGGACGGGAAAGAGCTGCCCTATGAGCTCGAGATTAAGACGACCGGTTTGAATCAGTGGCTCGAATTTCGGGTGAGGGCAAGCGACACCGGCGAGGTGCTATCTTCGGACACTTTTCACCACGGCCGCATTCCGCTAACCCGCTACCACCCGGACGTCGAAGGGGGTTCGATGATCTTGGGATACGAACCGGATGGGGAGCTGATCATCGTCGAATACGGCCGCGACCGTCGCCTTGCGCTCGCCAAGGTTGGCGAGGTCCGCTCCGCCGTAAACGTCTGCCGGTGGCACGACCGTAATTTAATCGCTGCCTAATATAAAGCAATCGGGCCACTATGTGAAGGGGGGTCGGTCGGCGTAGGTAAACTTATGTCGATGTCTTCCCCCATTCGCAACGTCGGGATTATTGCGCACGTCGATCACGGCAAGACGACGCTCGTCGATGCGATCTTCAAGCAGTCCGGCACCTTCCGTGAAAACCAGCACATGGGTGACCGGGTCATGGACAGCAACGACCTCGAGCGAGAGAAGGGAATCACCATCCTCTCGAAGGTCGCGTCGGTTCACTACAAAGAATATAAGATCAACATCGTCGACACCCCCGGCCACGCCGACTTCGGTGGCGAGGTCGAGCGCGTGCTGTCGATGGTCGACGGCGTGCTGTTGATCGTGGATGCGAACGAGGGCCCCATGCCCCAGACGCGGTTCGTGCTGAAGAAGGCGTTCGAGAACGGCCTCAAGCCGATCGTGTTTATCAATAAGATCGACCGCCCGCTGGCCCGTCCGCTCTACGCCTACGACAAGACGATCGACCTGTTTATCGACCTCGGCGCGAGCGAAGACGACATTTTCTTCCCCCACCTCTACGGCTCCGGCGCCGGCGGCTTTGCGCGCGTTTCTCCCGATGGCGGCGAGACAGACTTGCGCGCGCTCTTCGAGATGATCGTGAACGCGGTTCCGCCGGCCAAGGT
This window encodes:
- the pyk gene encoding pyruvate kinase, yielding MKRRTKIVCTLGPAVDSRDKIHALIEAGMNVARINCSHGDWDTRRRWIGWLRELSPDIAPVAILADLQGPKFRVGMLPGDTLELVNNSTVRVGSGEGVEIPIEQAEILRAMTPGGRLLLGDGEIELRVVVGVTPTVFEAKVVCGGTLRSRKGVTLVGKAFDVPALTPKDVIDAEEAVKAGVDFVALSYVKSAADARELRRLLERLGSRAGICAKIEMRQGIQDLDNILKVVDLVMVARGDMGLQMEIEDVPLMQKRIIQDCTLAGTPVITATQMLESMIHAPRPTRAEATDVANAILDGTDAVMLSGETASGSYPVECVRTMARIAEKAEGLYDRTKIEREYERHRDAVGHTDAIAHAVSDLAQILRPRAIVCTTTSGQTPRLVSKFRPRVPILCATASESTLHQMAVVWGVEAARIPSPASTDETIRDAIDEFFRRKRLKIGDEIIVTAGVPAGVPGNTNMILTQTVR